The genomic stretch ATCTGCTATGGATTGCTGCGTGCTCTGCTGGAATCTTTCTAGGGTGTTTCTTAGCGATGTTATGTTGTTGATTGCTATTGATAGTGTTCCCTCTAGTCCTGAGAATCTCCTCTCTGCTGTGCTTATGAAGTCCTGGAGAGAGCTTCTCACACTTGCTATTGATGCTGTGTTCTCGCTTATCCTCTGGGCTAGATCTGTTATGTTACCCCTTATAACAGCTATCTGCTGGGTGGTGATTCCTAGTGATGTGTTTAGAGCTCCTAGGGCTCCTCTGAGAATGTCTATTGCTGTGTTTATAGATGATATGTTGAGCTCTATGTTTGAGATCCTCTGATAGGTGGAGATATTTATAGATTCTAGATCGCTTCTTAGAAATGCTAGATCTCTCGAGATGTTGGCTATCTGTGAAAGTCCTCTAGAGATTTTCGGAGCATCTATAGAGATCTCAGCTCTTCCGAAGAGGGCGAAATAGCCTGGAACCTCTATGATCAGTATATATTCTCCTCTCTCTGGGAATCTAATTCCGCTAACAGACGCTATGAACTTATTAGAAGGTGTTACCATGTATAGGCTCAGCGGTAGGGGATACTCCGAATAGGATGTTATCATTGCCAGCTCTCCTATTGGTTGGGATATATATAGTCTATATGTAACCCACTCAGGCGGTCCAGCACCTATATAAGTCGAGATCGTTAGCGAGTAGCTTATATCACCCTCAGCAAGGCTCGCTGGGATGACAACCGATATTGGGAGCCTAGCACTATATGAGCCTGCTGATGCAATTATATAGCCTACATAGGTTCCCGGAGGAGTTCTACTCGGTACTGACACGGTTATCGTTACACTTGCACTCCCCCCAGGCCCTATAGAGGTGCTTGGAGGAGATATCGTGATCGAGGCTTTTCTAATGACATTTGTTCCGAGATAGCTGACAAGATCTGTTGAGCTTATATCAACCCCGAGGGTGTAGTTGCCAACATTATATATGGCTAAAGACGCAGATGCGCTACCCCCTGGAGGTACAACAAGGATCTGTGTAAGACCCTCTAGAGCGCCTCCAGTAAAGATCATTCTTAAAGGATTGTTAAGAGCGTCTAGAGCCCTCACCATCCCAGTACCCTGCTCAAGCGGGTTGGGGTTTTCATAGATATCTGATAGGGGTATCGGGGATGCTGACTCAACTATAGCCCTTTTAATATCCGCTGGCGACCACTCAGGATGGGCCTGTTTTAAAAGGGCTGCAACGCCCGAGACATGTGGTGTGGCCATCGAGGTCCCGCTGAAGGCTGCTGTGCTGTTTATAGGGACAGAGGATATGATTCTAACGCCTGGGGCTGAGACATCTGGCAACGGTATGTCAAAGGGTATAGGCCCTCTCGATGAGAATATAGCTACTGAGGAGTTAGATAGGCTCCCCCTCGTGGTGTCGGCAGCACCAACACATATGACGCCCCTTGCTAGGCATAGATAGTTGATTGTATAGCCTCCAGGGCCGTCATTTCCTGCAGCTATCACAACCACCGCACCGGCTTCCACAGCTCTTGATATAGCTGTTATTAGGGGATCGTAGCGGGCAGAGTAGTAAGAGAACCATGGTGGGATCAGTGTTCCCAGGCTCATACTTATAATCTGGGCCTCATCACCAGTTCCAGGCCTTCCATCAGGGCCTAGCAAAGCCCACTGAATACCCCTTATAATCCATGAGGCAGCCGCACCCTCGCACTGGAGTAGCGGGCTGAAGACTATCACATTATATATATCTACACCTGGGGCAACACCTCTATGCACAGGATCTTGGCTAGCTATTATCCCCGCCACATGTGTTCCATGGGATGCTGTCTCATTCCTATAAACACATACATGCACAACACCGGTTCTAGTTGCATCATACTCAGCCACCACCACGCTCGTGCCATTTCTAATAAGCCATGGATGATCCACCTGTATACCAGTATCTAATATAGCGACTCTCACACCCCTCCCAGTGATCCCCATAGCCTCCATTCTATCAGCCTGAACTATAGATCTACTTACATTATCGAGAGGCCTGAAAATCTCGCCTCTGCTAAGGTATATCTCCTCAACAGGCTTTACAAGCCCGATCACACGGTCTGGCACGATCTTTGATATGCTGGGGATACTTATAAGGGTATCCAGAGATCTCGAATCGATCTCAGCGACTATAGCATTTACAAGCCAAAGCCTATCAATAATCTTTATCCCAGAAGATCTCATTATCCCG from Sulfolobales archaeon encodes the following:
- a CDS encoding S8 family serine peptidase; this encodes MWRHIYILVVLSLILAGVFSASVVSSYPQAGVVITSDKVDPEVFKELSRSGSARVLILLKDSLYDDMPSIHGLRGASLINTLMINAERSQDSLIGIMRSSGIKIIDRLWLVNAIVAEIDSRSLDTLISIPSISKIVPDRVIGLVKPVEEIYLSRGEIFRPLDNVSRSIVQADRMEAMGITGRGVRVAILDTGIQVDHPWLIRNGTSVVVAEYDATRTGVVHVCVYRNETASHGTHVAGIIASQDPVHRGVAPGVDIYNVIVFSPLLQCEGAAASWIIRGIQWALLGPDGRPGTGDEAQIISMSLGTLIPPWFSYYSARYDPLITAISRAVEAGAVVVIAAGNDGPGGYTINYLCLARGVICVGAADTTRGSLSNSSVAIFSSRGPIPFDIPLPDVSAPGVRIISSVPINSTAAFSGTSMATPHVSGVAALLKQAHPEWSPADIKRAIVESASPIPLSDIYENPNPLEQGTGMVRALDALNNPLRMIFTGGALEGLTQILVVPPGGSASASLAIYNVGNYTLGVDISSTDLVSYLGTNVIRKASITISPPSTSIGPGGSASVTITVSVPSRTPPGTYVGYIIASAGSYSARLPISVVIPASLAEGDISYSLTISTYIGAGPPEWVTYRLYISQPIGELAMITSYSEYPLPLSLYMVTPSNKFIASVSGIRFPERGEYILIIEVPGYFALFGRAEISIDAPKISRGLSQIANISRDLAFLRSDLESINISTYQRISNIELNISSINTAIDILRGALGALNTSLGITTQQIAVIRGNITDLAQRISENTASIASVRSSLQDFISTAERRFSGLEGTLSIAINNITSLRNTLERFQQSTQQSIADIQNTITSLSKDLDTTSLYTQIALALGVIGIAIGGTSIALARRKK